The nucleotide window ggtgcaatttattctctgccgagatatatagccagtagccctcaaggtgtgtatcggtctaaaacccgagatgcacctgaaggatgacataagaccgctgatcccagtagctgctaagactcaggttgatttgcaaaatcgacctgaggatcaactcctagctcggcagaatacttcgggacacaaaaggcGGTATGCAAAGTCcttgagactcaggttgggtgcggccgaccaacctgaggatcataatctcctccaaaactatattgcacttaaatttcctgcactggattgccaatgtagtagcccccgagacactggtcgggtggcaacaccagatcaggggatagatgtgcccctttaatattagtaaatgataagcccgaagcccagtatccctcgagccttaatgcgggcacgggtggccgaattaaggatcgatatccagagtaaaatcacaaattacgtgttatgattctatgtatccaaatactttacatcattaatgctcagatccgcattgcacaaaactttgttgaccgaccatcggcttccacctcctcgaccagtagccgaggagtgtttgtcctactttataaagccatTATAAGGGCAAGGATTTATGGAAAACAAGGTAATCCGGCCATAgagttttataaacaaaggtatgcggagagatatgttatattacttaatgtaagaaacatctttcaaggaaaatagtcccgctatcggttcctttctttagGTCGTCATGCgtatcatgatcatgaaacctcaccttCGATCAATGTGGGAAGAAAATATTGAGAATTTAGTTTAGGGAAAGTTCCCAAACTCTATGGTATTAATGAACCAAAATTTTTACTTCCGTCGTTGCCGACCAATGTGatcctttaagatcgctagctttcggcttcacccagtctgaggtactaactcggatgacccggtagtaacaatcacacaggtgctccctttaccgcctagccgaacaatcaggaacgtagcggtatgcacaggagccaggcaacccagcttggaaaaaatcttaagtcaaattgatgcatatttatggctttataactATGATTACGGAAGGTAGCCCTTGTATATTAAATACAAATGAcgatgatatgtttattttgactcagttgcgaccgtttatcagttgaaagtggcccatcgtcagcttctacccctttgtagataCTACGCAGGGTGTCTCCGCGataacaagacaacccttagccgacgtcttggtgcccgaaggcggttgtgttagcggaaacgaggcaatcagatatgcgggctttataactttcacttagtcataggagctttaaactggggaagctagTTATGAGCCCCCGGTTAGTATTCAGCGAAATCCGAGGTCAAGCCGTTAatacttcggccaatgttatgaacgacccgtcatttaacacagtcatcggatcgctgaccagtttacgctcaTTGTGACAGTCAgcttttggctttctccactcaggtgcttaaccatgtgagttggaagcacaatcgcagtggttctccctttgcacacctagccgaacaaagcggaacgtaggaggcaatcgcaggagctgggcaacccaactattgaccgaagacacaattcgaaaccgatgcatatttagcaatatccgagaatgtttttgccgaatctctaaaggtgtccggcgttgcactgcgagacttgtgctgaaaacacacaaatagtttaaaagtgccataagcttggaaaaccaaaaaacttcagtaaaaacttgacatccgaacaagatcaagtgttcggtgtcaatccgaaaattggaaaaaagaaaaaaattatgCTTCTggcgtgctttaacatgacacaccCGATCTCAACACTTCAAGCGGGCCAGCCTACGGCTTCGAGCtccttatcccaaaggcggagtacttctttgaggccagtttagcgaactaaactcgagcggctttttagagagaagacaggctatccagctattgaccatacactcgagtcgaaaaaggagcggtagaaaaagactctgcaacgaccaagaagaaaacacatttactataaaacagctcatataaattttaagagcccccaagtgacttgggtaaaaaaatttatgtataatgattgtatgtaccgataTACTcatatcatatctgtgttcacccgaactttaaacgcgtcttaaccgaccgtcggcttctccctcttcggtcaaggaccgaaaagtgtcatgtactccacctgtcgaaaGTATCGACGGTGTatccgataaccaggcaatcaggccataaggatGTAACAGAAAAAATGTGCTCAGAGAACTTATtctatattactgacgaagtgtaagaagcatttTCGAAGAAAATAGTATCTCCACCAATACAtttcttcggttgctcattgttactatgagacttgtgcaatagattttttgtactcatgagttccgttgtgtgccgaccattattgaaaacaataagagcgctagttttcggcttcacccagtctgaggtactaactcggatgacccggtagtaacaatcgcagaggtgctccctttaccgcctaaccgaacaatcgggaatgtaggggtaagcacaggagccaggcaacccagtttgcgaaacacttaagtcaacatggtgcatattgtggcgtaatacacgaacaagaaacgaagccatacaagtataatcatatgcaagaggaaaggcttcacaaaggaagcccccaagtaaacggggtatttgaatttgcttGCAACAAATAAGGTTTTGACAAAGAAAGTTTTTCGCAAATGACTTTTTGTCAAAAAAgcataatgcttggtcgaaccgaacgaaatttaaaaataaagtttttaagcatggaagcgacttagctggttaatgtgctcggtgtcGATGCACGGCCCGAGCTTACGGCGGGACAAGGTCCCAGCCCcgaagccggtcccgaggtggcggagcgaagggctcggcactccgaagtgacGACATTGCACGGCCAATGGAGGCCGGCAGTGTGACGCCGAAGTCCTCGGCATGGATTAATGAAGTAATGacgaagccctcggtccagccgaggtgacatGGTACATCGGTATGCCGAGGTGACAGCGCTGCCCGACCCAGATCCTTTACCTGTGCATAGAAAATAGTGCAAGCGGGAGATAATAGGAATAAATAAAATTGTTGCATAATacgcaaagtgagtaataaaagaaatatggcccgtgtgccgaacactcgatgaggtagagctctctcagTGATGCCGAAATCCCCGAGGCAATCGAACATGTCGGTATGGTGattcgaccaacaaggtgatcacgcgagccGATTGGGACAACGACGTCGGCTTGCCAaagtgaccgcgtgacgcagtcgaagtcgatcacctacacacataaaatagtgcggtccaaaaaggataattgcttttcgcaaaaataatttattAAAAGAGATGTGACCTGGCGCCGAAAtcatgtcgatgcagggcgtcggcgtgacgCAGTGAAGGTGTGGccaagcctgaattcgcaggacGGTCTGAGTTCCCGATGCGGCATTCGCCGAACTGtatacggaaactgaccgaaccaccacgcgaccgttgTTAATgaggccaccatttgatagacctgtgtacagatgatgaaacaaaccagagtaataattccttggggaAAATAACCCCAAGCAagaaaaaatactaggattaatagcacctggtttatctgttgtagcaatctgaagaaaggttactcccaaaattgggactcggtccgcacacccattgcctgatgggcgataaagcgacggcatggcgatgctggcaaaggtgggctcaccgaggcaaagcccccggtccagctaacgtgacgaagctggtcacctggtgacgccgaagtctccagAGTAGGTTGAAGAAgggatggcgaagcccccggtctagCCGAGGTGACGGAGCAGGTCAGTAAGGAGACGTTACAGCTGccatgtcagccgaggtgttgaagtagttcggcgtgatggacattGGCTTGAAAAAGCAACAGAGCGGCCATGCCGGCGCAGGTCGTAACTTGTGACGCggtcaatgccggcttgatgaagtgaccgtgcggcgatgccggtgtgcccgcttcgtgtaatccatggggcggcgacgttggtgatgatttatccttcgcgatgccgaactCTTATTCGGCTTGCccagatgatgatccgaagaagttgagatCGGCTCAACAATGCGACGACGTATCCAGCgtaggtcggcagccgtggagcaatgtTGACGGGCTGGTTTGACACCGGCGCGATGGTGAAGATCATATTGGAAAAGACCTTAAAATTAGTGGGATGTGTTTgagaacaaaacacaataccccatacaaaacctccttcaaaaaggatgtccgaaatcgcgttcataaaaaagatgaactcgggtcggattcgttctcgcgcagaaaacagatctgaaaaggtggtccactcatcggaaggttcctggagtttgaaccgtcggatagagctgaaatttggaggggcgGCAGATATGTGAATTCCGCAgcagatgaacggttggatcttccaaaggacctccgagctaggctttggagaccacgccctaaaatCGTCCGGATTCCGGTATATTGTAGATtgccggagattcctccatcggaactcgtcgaaattttgcatggctgttgtagacTTAATTGCGCACAATTCCACCGAACGAATCGTCAAAGCGATGCTCAAGGAGGTGGTGGCACCGGATACAAGTTTGATGTCCGGAAAAACAGcacggccgcccgagggcaatgttgacgttgagcccccgggctccaTGGATGATTACTCTAcgatcatgatagagatcggagttgatgttgatgaaggcccccgtccgaacatgacgattgGATATGGAAcgcggtcctcggtcgagccaaggtgaccagtcgagccggcgacgaagatgtcGGCGTCACAGTTAATctgcgggcgagccattgatcctttgccgatcacacagcgaaACTCTAAATGAAAGCATCAttgtcggtgtgaaaaccggcagatctcgggtatgGGGTCACAAGTTGTGTATCGTGGATCGatgggtaacaggagacaggggacacgatgtttacccaggttcgggccctcttgattgaggtaaaaccctacgtcctgctcttgtttatattgatggaatatcaagtacagagttgatctacctcaagatcatatgttgtggtctaaaacctaAGGGCATGATGAATAATATCATAATCATccattgactagcctggcctcggcttatataacatagcagaggcctaggataacaagagtcctagtcaaATATGTCGGTGgagagaagtccttgtcttgatcaccaagtcatgtggaatcttcctcgtatatgtcttcggctgtccgaactggcccatgagtaaacggccatggggtcctcggcccaatccaactgatcgggagacgatgtgatgagtaccccctagtccaggacaccgtcaatggATACAAAGCATAATGAGCgacacccggcctctgcatagctAAGATGCACACAGCCTTAACGAAGAgtctagcatatatatatatatatatacatatatatatacatacatatatatatatatacacacacatatatatatatatataaacgaCAAGTTGGGAACAATGAAGCCATATGAGTCCAAAACTATGCCAATGTCGACGGAGGAGGTGGACCGATCCGGAGAATATGTTGCCACCCATGTTGGGTAAAAACCTCCCTGGCCACCTGCTCCAACCGCATACACACCGCCTTAAACATCGATTGCTACTCCGTTCGCTGTAGCGTAGACCACATACAAAGCCAGTGCGTACAACGGTAAATAACCTGCATAGAAGAAGAGGTTTTGCCATTAAAAACACAATCGTTTCTATATAGCCAAAGCAACCATAATAAGGCAGACGCTCCCATCCGTATTAGCGTACTAAAAGTATTTGGTATTCCATCAAGCCAGTGACCATATATACTGGCAACACTTGTTGGTGGATTCAAATTGGACGCTATTTGGATGACTGGCCATATAGAACGCGCGAACTTACTCTGAAACAAAAGGTGTTTAATTGTCTCGTCATGAGTACAAAATCTACACTTCTTAGCGTCGAGCGAGGTTGTCTTTTCTTAGCACAACTCCTTTCCGAAGATACCACATGAAAATCTTATTTTTTAGTGACATCTTTGATTTCCATATTAGTTTATCGTTATCCAATGAAACCTCTGAGTGCGAGAGTGCACGATACATAAAGTAAACTATGTAGGATTCAGATATAGTGAGATTCCAACGAAACACATCCCTCCCTTGTGTCAAGTTAACCGAATCCAAACGGGATAGAAGATGTTGCCACTCTAGCGAGGAGCTCCACTCCGGCGTGTACAGCATGAAGGACGGGAAGGTGGCCCCGTTGCCGTTGGTAGACGACAGCCGCATGGCCGCCCACCTGGTTTTTCCCGACCCGAACTTGATCAAACCATGATTTCTTTTGAAAGTTGATGAGGGAATTGTAAGTCGTTCACCAATCAACGGTATTGCAATTTTCCAGCAGGTTGGCAAATAGTAGCAAGTACAACCAACAAATAATTAAGCTACGTGCAACAGCAAGTAACTGACTTTGAGTCACAGTTCGCTGCGTGCAAGCCAGCAATGTTAGCATTATTATAGTAGCAGCAGATAAAAACGAGTAACAGCTACTTTCCTCTAAAAAGAAAAAGGTTGGAGTAGTAGCATCGGCACATATATTGGCGCTTTATTTAGCTATTTTTATATGATTAATTTGGGATGGTTCATGTGATCTTGCTCTTGCAACATATACTCTAGTAGTTTTCATTTTTGCTCCAGCCCCGGTGCTGATGTTGCTCCACCAGTGATGTGTTTGACATTGACATATTACACTTTATTGAAAATATATATTTATGAGATGTGTGCATGTCGCCTTCGATGTAAACATCAGGACCATTATACTACATACATCTCTCCCAGGATCACCACCCTAATCCCTGACTATTCTCAATGTCCATGGTTGTCCAGAGTCCGGATGCTAATTAGTAATAGCTGCTAATTCTTAGAGTTTCGTGAGCATAATCTGTGAACCGTGCTGGGGTTGTAGAGTGGAGACCGGGCAAGGCGAATGCGTGTAAGATGGTGAGAGCTCAAACAAGAAGTGTTGCAGGATCACACTCAATCCCATCTTGGCCTCTAGCAATGCAAAGTTTTGCCCAACGCATATCCGCGGTCCCCAGCCAAATGGAAAGAACGCCGGCGAGTTCTTGGATGCGCCGGCAATGCCCTCCGCAAACCTCTCCGGCTTAAATTCATCGACATCTTctccccacacatctggatcatgGTGAATGCACACAATTGGCAGCGCAAACGTTACGCCGGCTGGATATGTGACGCCTCCCAGCTCTGTCTCTCTATACGCCTCCCGACCAAGAAGAAGAATCGGTGGGTATAGCCTAAGAACCTCATGCAATATCATTGTCACCTGCACCGACAAAGAAGATAGACAAATTCAGAGTGGCAACTCAATGAGAAATTGCATaaccttctctcttgtaatgtACTCACGACTTTCAGCCTGTTTATGCCCTCAAAATCTGGCTGGTTATTCCCAAAGACACGAAGAACCTCCTCCCTAGCGCGGTCCTGCCACTCGGGATGCATGCTTAGCAGGACCATTGCCCATGTGAGCAGCACCGCGGCTGTCTCCATGCCCGCGAAATAGAAGAGCTTCAGCTCACCTACTATGTCGTCGATGGTCATCATCGGCTTGGAGCTTCCGGCTTCTTGGCTTTCTTTTATGTTGGACTCCATCATCACGCCTAGTAGATCGTTGTTGTCAGCATAGCCATCCTtcatcgccctctccctcttcaTAATTATGCCTTTCAGGAGTACTTCGACCTCACGGGCATTTGCCTTCATTCTTCGATTGAGTTTTATTGGCAGGAATCTGCATAATAAGAATATTAACAACGGGTGTGACTAGATCTCAGTTGACTGGGACTTAACCAAGTCTCGGTCATGTGACAGAACATATAAAAAAGAATAAAGAATATATTTTAATTTTTCTTTGCATTAATCTCCGCGTATGATCTCACGAATATAGAATCGACCGAGACTTGTCGACTGAAATTTAGCAATCCAGTTAGCAAATTGCAGACTACTACGTGTACTCAGGCAATACACGAAATGCAAGTATGAGCTGACCTGTAACCTGGAATGTACATCACGTTTGCCATCTTGACAGCATTATGTGCTTGTTCCGATTGCAACCGGAAGATTGTTCTTCCTTCACTAAAGCTGCTCCCGAACGCCACTCGGGATATCACGTCGCCCGTCAGATTCTGAAACTCTGGCCACACATCTATCTCCTGCGCATCACCGGGCCCCCCCATGAAGCTTCCCCATCTTCGCACAAGTTCACTAGAACAGTCTGCAAAAGCAGGCAACATCCTCTGCAAAAGCCAATCCCGATTAGCCTGGAAGTTAGTACGATGTGCGTGTGGGTCAATGAGTTCAGTCAGGTGAGGAGTGACATGACGGACACCTTGAGCTTCTCGAGATGGAAGGCGTGGTTGATGATCCTACGGTGGGCGACCCACTTGTCGCCCTGGTGGGTCGTGAGGCCGTTGGCCAAGAGCCGCTCGATCCCGAGGATGGACCTCTGCTTGCCGAACTGGCCCTGCTTGCTCGACAGGATCTCCCGGAACAGTTGAGGGTCGGCCACCACCACCCTCGGCTCCGAACCGAACCATGTCAGAGCAACTTTGCCTGAAACAATCCCGATGATTTCTCATGTAGGAGTACTTTGCCAAAATTACGGAGATCAATCACCAACACCGTACGACGTACGGCCGCCTAACTGAGAGGGGACGGCGGTTAATTAATTGAATTACCGTGTTGCTTGATGATGGCATGGTCGAACGGCACCgcgcgggcggcgacggcgtgcGAGGACAGCGTCATGGGCTGGGAGCACGCCGCCGCGATGAGCCGCACGTAGTCCTTCATGTCGCCGGAGGGGAAGCGGTAAGACGTGCCGCCTACGCCCTGGGACCGCAGGGCCCGGGCCACCCTCCGCGGGCCGAGCCAGGCGCCGGCCAGCGCCCGCCCCGCGCACCACAGCGCGGCCAGCAGGGCCCCGAGAGCGCAGAGTAAGCTCCATGGTGGCGAGCCGAGAGTGTCCATGCCGTGAGATTGCGATGAATGAACCCGTCTCTCTCGCTCAGTCTCTGTATATGGGCAGCTCCAAAAAGAAGACTAAGATGAGACCTGGGTGGCGGGTTGAATTATCTTGGCCCGGCGGTCAGAGCCAAGGCGATGAGCACGACGTGGAAGTCCAGGTGCAGCGCACGCAAGCCGCCGTGAACTCTCGGGATCCGCCCGCCCCTCGTACACGTTCGCTCGAGGTTAAAAGTCTGTTCAACGGATGCGATGATTTGCATCGCGTCTTGGCGGCCCTTTTCTTTGTCCGACGGCGAGGCACAAGCAAAGCACGTTTCCTACATACGGAGGATATATTCCAAAATGGCGTGCTCTTTTCCAAGATGGAAAATACTACACCCCATTCAAAAAAATATCCGTGAATTTTAAAATATTTGCATGAAGTCAAAAGTTTTCGTGAATTTCAAAAATCGATCACGGatttagaaaatgttcatgaattcatAATATATTCACACCACAGAAATAATGATCATGGGCCAACCAATATTtgcaaatttgaaaaaaagttcacaaaGATTACATGATTTCAAAAAATTGTTTCGAAATCCAAAAATTGTCCATGAATTTGAAAATCATCTATAGGCTCGATAAGGTGGAGAGTGCGACCGGATGTTCCAGATGGAATTGCACACGGAGaatttacctaggtttgggccatCATGGTCGAGGTAATACTCTATGCTTGGCTTTGTTTTGATTGATTGTGGGAAAACGCCTTGTGAGAGTGTTTAAGTAGGAGTGGGTTGTTGCTACCGACACAATGACACATATCAGATGATCTTGAACGAAACTCTAGACTTCCCATATAAAGGGCGACAAGGCCAACCATCTTATTCTCTAAGAAAACTCTAGGGTTCCTCTGCCTCCCATTGGTGTCGCCATCACCGCCTCGTCTCCGGTGGccttaggccaactccaccgcacgACCCCAAATCGTCCGGGGCTGTCCGTTTAGGGTTAAACGGACATACGAGACGTTCCAACGCGCTACCCCATCCGCAAAAAAAATCCGTTTCTGGTCCGGCTCGCCCCATCCTAGGCGCAAACTTGGTCTAGTTTTGCGTCTGAAACGGACACGCCCGGACGTTTTTTGCGTGGGCCTCGTCCGCCCCTGTCCCTTTGCATCTGAGGCTTGGCCCGCTAGTCATTGAAACGAAGGGGCCCACCCACCCACCCatccccctctctctcctcctttCCTCTTCCCCACCGCGCCGCCGCGCGACCCCGGCAGCCGCGACTGGCAGGCGGCCTACGCTATCCTAGGCTCCAGCGACGCCGAGGCCGAGGCGCAGCGGGGCAGGCCGGGCTGCATCGGCTCTCCCCCGAGGTGGTCCTGCCGCCCGCGGCCGCGACACGGGGCGCAGGCAGGCGCGGAGCAGCGCGGTGCGGCGCGGGCGTGGCGCGTGGCGCGGCGCGCGCCGGCTTGCAGGCCGCGGCGAGGGCACAGGCATGTGCGGGGCGGGGCGCGGAGCAGCGGGTGCGGGCGGCCGCGAGCGGGCGCGGAgcgctgatgtctactacgcaactttattcttgtagacacgtgttaggcctccaagcgtagagttttgtaggacagtagcaattttccctcaagtggatgacctaaggtttatcaattcgtgaGAGGCGTAGGACGATGATGGTCTCCCTCAAACGaccatgcaaccaaatacaaaaaatctcttgtgtccccaacacacccaatacaatggcaaattgtatatgtgcactagttcggcgaagagatggtgataaaagtgtaatattgatggtagaaatatatttttataatctgaataaataaaacagcaaggtagcaaatagtaaacgggcacaaaaaggtattgcaatgcttgaaaatgaggcctagggtccgtactttcgctagtgcaatctcccaacagttctaacatagttggatcatatgattatccctcaaagtgtaatGAAGAATCACTTctgagttcctattagcggagaacaaaagataggaattgtttgtagggtacgaaaccatctcaaagctattctttccgttcgatctatcctagagttcgtactagaataacgcaagctattctttccgatcgatctaatcaagagttcgtactaagataacaccaaagcaaattcatattcataatactcaatccacacaaggaaCTATAAAGAGACCCCGAAGTTTTCGTCGGagaaaaacgtgcatcaacccctatgcatagattacacCAATATCACcacgggaatccgcgagttggatgtcataacatatatcaagtgaatcaataagataccccaattgtcacctcaagtattcatattGCAAGAtatatatcatgtgttctcatctctgaatattcaatccgacaagacaaaacttcaaaggctaaagattcaattcatcataacaagagtatagagggtagaaacatcatatgatccgactatattaacaaagcccatgatatagatcatgagagagagagagattaaacacatagctactggtacaaaacctcagcctcgagggtggactactccctcctcatcgtggtggccgccaagATGATGAAGAAGGCCACCGGAGAtaattcccccctcc belongs to Triticum urartu cultivar G1812 chromosome 7, Tu2.1, whole genome shotgun sequence and includes:
- the LOC125522898 gene encoding cytochrome P450 72A14-like, whose protein sequence is MDTLGSPPWSLLCALGALLAALWCAGRALAGAWLGPRRVARALRSQGVGGTSYRFPSGDMKDYVRLIAAACSQPMTLSSHAVAARAVPFDHAIIKQHGKVALTWFGSEPRVVVADPQLFREILSSKQGQFGKQRSILGIERLLANGLTTHQGDKWVAHRRIINHAFHLEKLKRMLPAFADCSSELVRRWGSFMGGPGDAQEIDVWPEFQNLTGDVISRVAFGSSFSEGRTIFRLQSEQAHNAVKMANVMYIPGYRFLPIKLNRRMKANAREVEVLLKGIIMKRERAMKDGYADNNDLLGVMMESNIKESQEAGSSKPMMTIDDIVGELKLFYFAGMETAAVLLTWAMVLLSMHPEWQDRAREEVLRVFGNNQPDFEGINRLKVVTMILHEVLRLYPPILLLGREAYRETELGGVTYPAGVTFALPIVCIHHDPDVWGEDVDEFKPERFAEGIAGASKNSPAFFPFGWGPRICVGQNFALLEAKMGLSVILQHFLFELSPSYTHSPCPVSTLQPQHGSQIMLTKL